In one Dehalogenimonas formicexedens genomic region, the following are encoded:
- a CDS encoding ABC-F family ATP-binding cassette domain-containing protein, translating to MLTLNNISKSFGARSLFSGVTFHIGARDRTALLGPNGAGKTTLFSIIADEQTSDEGSVTRPKDLTVGYLRQEVDNKSARPLLQDVIASAGHIATLEHRIRLLQEEIAQTVTNEEQAPLLRELGELQHRFETSGGYDTDHDARVILTGLGFKESDFTRPVSVFSGGWLMRAELGKILLQNPDLLLLDEPTNHLDLETQLWFENYLTQYQGAVLLTSHDRAFLNRVVGRVVSLENGRAKVYTGNHDDFVVARQKEIEGIEAAAGRQAVKIEKETRFIERFRYKSSKARQVQSRIKALDKLQRVEVPRLVKKIKFSFPEPPRSGEEVISLRKVSKAYGEKTVYADLSLSLRRGDRAALIGPNGAGKSTLLKILADVLPFERGERRLGYNVTSAYYAQHQLDLLNSANTVLEELQRVAPKETEQRLRAILGGFLFAGDDIQKKVSVLSGGEKARLALSKMLTQPANLLLLDEPTNHLDIASREVLADALESYQGTLCFITHDRTLISQTANKIIDVRDGHATVFDGSYEEYLYHQESSEAQSTASDTRQLLKPVAAPEPAMDPRRRRSAAGEIRNEFNRRLTPIKNRIAQIEEELQREEAELSGIETEFANPGAYTDSQSIVGRIDRHKALKDSIKRRSEEWEKLMLEEEELRIGLQNALALLEGAL from the coding sequence ATGCTCACCCTGAACAACATTTCGAAGTCTTTCGGCGCGCGGAGCCTCTTCAGCGGAGTGACTTTTCACATCGGCGCGCGCGACAGGACGGCTCTCCTGGGGCCTAACGGGGCGGGGAAGACGACTCTGTTCTCGATTATCGCTGATGAACAGACATCAGACGAAGGATCTGTCACCAGGCCCAAGGATCTGACTGTCGGCTATTTGAGGCAGGAGGTCGACAACAAGTCTGCCAGGCCTCTCCTGCAAGACGTGATCGCTTCCGCCGGACATATCGCAACTCTGGAACACCGGATCAGGCTGCTCCAGGAAGAGATCGCCCAAACCGTAACGAACGAGGAACAGGCGCCGCTGCTCAGGGAATTAGGAGAGCTGCAACACCGTTTTGAGACCAGCGGCGGCTATGACACAGATCACGACGCAAGAGTAATCCTGACCGGGCTTGGTTTCAAGGAAAGCGACTTCACCAGGCCGGTATCGGTCTTTTCCGGCGGATGGTTGATGCGGGCGGAGCTTGGCAAGATACTTTTGCAAAACCCCGACCTGCTGCTCCTCGACGAGCCTACCAACCACCTGGATCTCGAAACGCAATTATGGTTTGAGAACTACCTGACCCAATACCAAGGCGCCGTACTGCTGACGTCTCACGACCGCGCTTTTCTGAACCGCGTCGTAGGCAGGGTGGTGTCTCTGGAGAACGGCAGGGCAAAGGTGTACACCGGGAACCACGACGATTTTGTCGTGGCGAGGCAAAAGGAGATAGAGGGGATCGAGGCGGCAGCCGGCAGGCAGGCGGTCAAGATCGAAAAGGAAACGCGGTTCATCGAACGTTTCAGATACAAGAGCTCCAAAGCCCGGCAGGTGCAGTCCCGAATCAAGGCTCTCGACAAGCTGCAGCGGGTCGAGGTGCCGCGGCTGGTAAAGAAGATCAAGTTTTCATTTCCCGAGCCGCCTCGTTCCGGCGAAGAGGTCATCAGTCTGCGCAAAGTCAGCAAGGCCTACGGGGAAAAGACAGTTTACGCGGACCTGAGCCTGTCCCTGCGCCGCGGCGACCGGGCAGCGCTGATAGGACCCAACGGCGCCGGGAAAAGCACCCTGCTTAAAATACTGGCGGACGTCCTGCCCTTTGAACGGGGCGAGCGACGGTTAGGCTATAACGTCACCTCTGCCTACTACGCGCAGCACCAGCTCGACCTCTTGAACAGCGCTAACACCGTCCTGGAAGAACTGCAACGCGTCGCCCCGAAGGAAACAGAGCAGCGGCTGAGAGCGATTTTAGGCGGCTTTCTTTTTGCCGGAGACGACATCCAGAAAAAGGTAAGCGTGCTTTCCGGCGGCGAGAAAGCCCGGCTGGCGCTCTCAAAGATGCTGACGCAACCCGCCAACCTCCTCCTCTTGGACGAACCGACCAATCACCTTGATATAGCTTCCCGCGAAGTCCTGGCCGACGCCCTCGAAAGCTATCAAGGCACACTGTGTTTCATCACACACGACCGCACCCTGATAAGCCAGACGGCCAATAAGATAATCGACGTCCGGGACGGCCATGCCACCGTCTTCGACGGCAGTTATGAAGAATATCTGTATCACCAGGAATCATCAGAGGCGCAATCAACCGCCTCGGATACAAGACAGCTCTTAAAGCCGGTTGCAGCACCTGAACCGGCCATGGATCCACGGAGGCGAAGGTCGGCGGCGGGTGAAATCAGGAACGAGTTCAACCGCAGACTAACGCCCATCAAAAACAGGATTGCCCAGATTGAGGAAGAACTGCAGCGGGAAGAAGCAGAGCTGTCAGGCATCGAAACCGAATTTGCCAATCCCGGAGCCTACACCGACTCACAGTCAATAGTAGGGCGGATCGACCGCCATAAAGCCCTCAAGGACAGCATCAAGCGAAGGAGCGAAGAATGGGAAAAACTGATGCTGGAAGAGGAAGAACTGCGGATTGGGCTGCAAAACGCGCTGGCGCTTCTGGAGGGAGCTTTATAA
- a CDS encoding TAXI family TRAP transporter solute-binding subunit — protein MKPIWRKLAAVAAVVVAAVMLWGCGGNAIYNSTSPAGTAFKWPDALLFAATGDSGQAKMVSWASAMQNGLNGPLIRVVTEAAWTNTYKDMKAGKMVLSQCDKVTLADDIEAKNEYAMPDGGPWMASMVWIDSLASTGFLVRGNSSMYKPEDIKPGTRIAIWNNQSATMSPFLSLLAWAGVSEKDIVWVNTGDYNACPRAVVEGRADIAMAAPVTPAVMEASAAPSGIRYLSMKPAENPKGAAAFLAISPMYDFAPITAGPASTIGTWAISSYKYLAADVNTDAEMVYRLVKWLDENYSSYKDAYASNTNMTFQDVISALQTTFMPVHPGLVKYLKEKGVWNADYEKRNQTNIALFQKWVTGYQDAMKQATAKGIDIKANNQDWIQFWENYKKTNAIPLLRMHVSLTQDAAITLPGGYVPPTTTPPPPTTTTVPPVTTAAAVPIQVVSISDAHPGDDVTVTIKTTPGAEVTILFTMPNGTNSTLPADNKKTAGADGLITWTWNINSHVPAGEATYTFTAVLNGRTSTLSLKKTI, from the coding sequence ATGAAACCAATCTGGCGTAAACTGGCTGCTGTTGCCGCGGTTGTCGTAGCGGCGGTGATGTTGTGGGGTTGCGGCGGGAACGCGATTTACAATTCGACATCACCAGCCGGGACCGCCTTTAAGTGGCCGGACGCACTGCTCTTCGCCGCCACGGGAGATTCCGGGCAGGCAAAAATGGTCTCGTGGGCTTCAGCCATGCAAAACGGGCTGAACGGGCCGTTGATCCGGGTGGTTACCGAAGCCGCCTGGACCAATACCTACAAAGATATGAAAGCGGGCAAGATGGTCCTTTCTCAGTGCGATAAAGTCACGCTGGCTGACGACATCGAGGCTAAAAACGAGTATGCCATGCCTGACGGCGGTCCGTGGATGGCGAGCATGGTCTGGATCGACTCGCTAGCTTCCACCGGATTTTTGGTCCGGGGCAATTCCAGCATGTACAAGCCGGAGGACATCAAGCCTGGTACAAGGATCGCCATCTGGAACAACCAGTCAGCCACAATGTCGCCGTTCCTGTCTCTGCTTGCCTGGGCTGGTGTTTCGGAAAAAGATATCGTCTGGGTTAACACCGGCGATTACAACGCCTGCCCCAGGGCGGTGGTCGAGGGACGGGCGGATATCGCCATGGCAGCTCCCGTTACCCCTGCGGTCATGGAAGCCTCGGCGGCCCCATCAGGCATCCGATACCTTTCGATGAAGCCCGCCGAGAACCCCAAGGGCGCGGCAGCGTTCCTGGCGATCAGCCCGATGTATGATTTCGCCCCGATCACCGCCGGGCCGGCGAGCACCATAGGAACGTGGGCGATTTCGAGCTACAAGTATCTCGCCGCCGATGTAAACACCGATGCGGAAATGGTCTATCGGCTGGTCAAATGGCTCGATGAAAATTACTCTTCCTACAAGGATGCCTACGCTTCGAATACCAACATGACCTTTCAGGATGTCATCTCCGCCCTCCAGACCACCTTCATGCCAGTTCATCCGGGCCTGGTCAAATACCTCAAAGAAAAAGGCGTCTGGAACGCGGATTATGAAAAACGCAACCAGACGAACATCGCCCTATTCCAGAAATGGGTCACTGGCTACCAGGACGCGATGAAGCAGGCGACGGCTAAAGGAATCGACATCAAAGCCAACAATCAAGACTGGATCCAGTTCTGGGAGAACTACAAGAAGACCAACGCCATCCCGCTTTTGCGGATGCACGTGAGCCTCACGCAGGATGCAGCGATCACTCTGCCGGGCGGTTATGTCCCTCCAACCACTACGCCTCCACCACCAACGACGACAACCGTACCCCCGGTTACGACTGCCGCCGCCGTGCCGATACAGGTGGTCAGTATCTCCGATGCCCATCCGGGCGACGACGTTACCGTGACCATCAAAACCACACCAGGCGCTGAAGTCACCATTCTGTTCACCATGCCCAACGGCACGAACAGTACCCTTCCAGCGGATAACAAGAAGACCGCCGGCGCTGACGGGCTGATCACCTGGACGTGGAACATCAACTCCCATGTGCCCGCGGGCGAGGCGACTTATACTTTCACCGCCGTTTTGAATGGCCGGACATCGACGCTGTCGCTGAAAAAGACAATCTAG
- a CDS encoding TRAP transporter permease: MPRTVKAVFLAMPVIASILFVIHWFSIPIFGHVLAGTVYSYLLYAILGLNIFLGLGATKKQNRQAPPWYDYVLAVTLAGIVVLFMFNINDITYHNWDSPPNNWVFASAVTISLLAIEAGRRVGGWGLAALLVFSMVYPLFSSSHFLASHFGGVFFGASFPFKEIVSSFAFGADGMLGIPARMLGELILGFFLFAGLIMGMGGGNFFMNLATSLMGKVRGGQAKVAVLASGFFGSITGSAMANIAGTGSFTIPAMKKSGFAAEDAAAIEACASSGSDSMPPVLGGLAFFMVAIFGVDYANVVVAAFLPSVLFYLGLLVQVDGYAARHNLHGLSGDAIPKWWRVLRDGWVYVAGLGVLAFGLVYMRWGAITPVYATVVVIALQMIQWALRRVVPTKTARPSIKISAGNAWKRAETGLVQTAGLINYVVAIFIGMGLLLVGLLKTGVAAGLAAWIISLGGDNLYLILFICLAFCIAMGTFGLERTAYIFLAIIAVPAIVTLSKTAPEFQAAGGISIIGINLFIISYSNLGGITPPVAINAFVAANIAGANPMKTAWIACRMGAVLAFIPFFYVLQPSLLIIYTPWWQTLIHFVQAFTGVWLLSSGLAGYLVKVGQLNRISRFLLILGGFSLAFPQPAVFGAGLIISLVTIAVTILQKPTGSVEMPEVIGP; encoded by the coding sequence ACCGGCAAGCCCCGCCGTGGTACGACTATGTGCTGGCGGTAACACTGGCAGGCATCGTCGTCTTATTCATGTTCAACATCAACGACATCACCTACCACAACTGGGACTCGCCGCCGAATAATTGGGTTTTCGCCTCGGCGGTAACGATCAGCTTGCTTGCCATCGAAGCCGGCCGGCGGGTTGGGGGATGGGGATTGGCAGCCCTACTTGTGTTCTCCATGGTGTATCCGCTGTTTTCATCGAGTCATTTCCTGGCCAGCCACTTCGGCGGCGTGTTTTTTGGAGCGTCTTTTCCCTTCAAAGAAATCGTCAGCTCGTTCGCCTTCGGGGCGGACGGGATGCTCGGTATCCCCGCCCGGATGCTGGGGGAACTCATCCTTGGCTTCTTTCTGTTTGCCGGGCTGATCATGGGAATGGGCGGCGGAAATTTCTTCATGAACCTGGCGACGTCTCTCATGGGCAAGGTGCGAGGCGGCCAGGCCAAGGTGGCGGTCCTTGCCAGCGGCTTTTTTGGCAGCATAACGGGCAGCGCCATGGCCAACATCGCCGGCACCGGCTCATTCACCATACCGGCGATGAAGAAATCCGGCTTCGCGGCGGAAGACGCCGCGGCTATCGAGGCTTGCGCCTCATCCGGCAGCGACTCCATGCCGCCGGTGCTGGGGGGACTTGCATTCTTCATGGTGGCCATCTTCGGTGTCGATTACGCCAATGTCGTCGTGGCCGCTTTCCTGCCGTCCGTCCTGTTCTATCTTGGCTTGCTGGTACAGGTCGACGGTTACGCCGCCCGGCACAACCTGCATGGATTATCGGGCGACGCCATCCCTAAATGGTGGAGGGTTTTACGGGACGGCTGGGTGTACGTGGCGGGTTTAGGCGTTTTGGCCTTCGGGCTGGTATACATGCGCTGGGGGGCGATAACGCCGGTGTACGCAACGGTTGTAGTAATCGCGCTTCAGATGATCCAATGGGCCCTCCGGCGAGTTGTACCGACCAAAACTGCCCGACCGTCAATTAAAATCAGCGCCGGCAACGCCTGGAAAAGGGCTGAAACCGGGCTGGTCCAAACAGCCGGCCTGATCAATTACGTGGTGGCTATCTTCATTGGGATGGGTCTCCTACTGGTGGGTCTTCTAAAAACCGGGGTGGCAGCGGGGCTGGCAGCATGGATAATCAGCCTGGGCGGAGACAATTTGTATCTCATATTATTTATCTGTCTCGCGTTCTGTATTGCCATGGGCACTTTCGGCCTGGAACGCACGGCATACATTTTTCTGGCGATCATCGCGGTCCCGGCGATAGTGACGCTCAGCAAAACGGCGCCGGAATTCCAGGCGGCAGGGGGCATCTCCATCATCGGCATCAACCTGTTCATAATTTCTTACTCAAACCTGGGCGGCATCACTCCGCCCGTCGCGATCAACGCCTTTGTTGCGGCCAATATCGCCGGAGCCAATCCTATGAAGACTGCCTGGATAGCCTGCCGCATGGGCGCGGTCCTGGCATTTATTCCGTTCTTCTATGTGCTGCAGCCCTCGCTGCTGATCATTTACACGCCCTGGTGGCAGACGCTGATCCATTTCGTACAGGCTTTCACCGGGGTCTGGCTGCTGTCATCGGGACTGGCGGGATATCTGGTTAAGGTCGGCCAACTCAACCGGATTTCAAGATTCTTGCTGATTCTCGGCGGATTCTCCCTGGCTTTCCCGCAACCGGCGGTATTCGGCGCCGGCCTGATCATCAGCCTGGTCACGATCGCCGTTACAATTCTGCAAAAGCCTACCGGCTCGGTAGAAATGCCTGAAGTCATTGGTCCCTAA
- a CDS encoding PAC2 family protein, whose protein sequence is MKISLFDSVDPVPELKNPHVFVTIPPWLNAGESARLAVEYLEKLADAQPLAQISVPGEFFDFTRYRPTVSMVNGESKIEIPNAIARFGSISASDFIFLRAPEPHMRSEQYIESILELLKHFNVKRYCLLGSMYEMLPYTRPPFVTSSASNQLLQNSIEVTGAVPGNYEGPTSIMSLLAQEARRTGIETLSLVVHLPIYLPVPADHRGEVRLLEICESLYGIEVPGADLAQAKEENEQVTAMAEAFLKEHPQLRFMLTQLEDNYDARVKNREQVRLSPEIERFLQDMSRGFEAG, encoded by the coding sequence ATGAAGATAAGCCTTTTTGATTCGGTCGATCCGGTCCCGGAACTCAAGAATCCGCATGTTTTCGTTACCATCCCGCCCTGGCTCAACGCCGGGGAATCAGCGAGATTGGCCGTAGAATACCTGGAAAAGCTGGCAGACGCCCAACCCCTGGCTCAGATCTCGGTTCCCGGGGAATTTTTCGATTTTACCCGCTACCGACCGACGGTCTCGATGGTGAACGGCGAATCCAAGATCGAAATTCCCAATGCCATCGCCCGGTTCGGCAGCATTTCTGCTTCGGATTTCATCTTCCTGCGGGCGCCCGAACCTCACATGCGCTCCGAACAATATATCGAATCTATCCTTGAGCTCCTCAAGCACTTCAACGTGAAAAGGTATTGTCTCCTGGGCTCCATGTACGAGATGCTGCCCTACACCCGCCCCCCCTTCGTCACCAGTTCGGCGAGTAATCAATTGCTTCAAAACAGTATCGAAGTTACCGGGGCTGTCCCGGGCAACTACGAAGGACCGACGTCGATCATGAGCCTCCTGGCACAGGAAGCCAGGAGAACAGGCATCGAGACGCTGAGCCTGGTTGTCCATCTGCCGATATACCTCCCGGTCCCGGCGGATCACCGGGGTGAGGTGCGCCTCCTGGAGATCTGCGAATCCCTCTACGGCATCGAGGTCCCAGGCGCCGATCTGGCACAGGCCAAAGAGGAGAACGAGCAAGTTACCGCCATGGCGGAGGCCTTCCTCAAGGAGCATCCTCAACTCAGATTCATGCTGACCCAACTGGAAGACAATTATGACGCCAGGGTCAAGAACCGGGAGCAGGTCAGACTGTCGCCGGAGATCGAAAGGTTTCTCCAGGACATGAGCCGCGGGTTCGAAGCCGGTTAA
- a CDS encoding M20 family metallopeptidase, with product MDYVKTLSDLVAIDTTVPPGNNYRLALEYLVPHFEGAGFQSELVEIPTEFCEGRTGRFALISHRKSQAKPRLIFYGHIDVVPAQGWPAFEPRVENGKMFGRGSADMKGGIVGLLIGLNKMADREYKYDVSIMITTDEELSQSGQIRFLKRFLEPVAGSIVWSLDSNTGGVAIAGLGALQVDIKINGKSVHSGLSHLGTNAVEQAVPVMNALLELKSKITAKRSAVPAHPDTGLKFMEPRLNINMIHGGLKSNIVPDECTITVDRRLIPEETLEEADNEIRDLLGKFKDIRWEISYGLRVPTVPPANGPAVERLEKLIKEVTGTSGRFGEMGSGDMGIIVHEEWQGQDFGLGVIRTESNIHGKDEFVYLKDIEDLGEIISRYLSE from the coding sequence ATGGATTATGTAAAGACACTTTCAGACCTCGTTGCCATAGATACGACCGTTCCGCCTGGCAATAATTACCGATTGGCGCTGGAATACCTTGTCCCCCATTTTGAGGGCGCCGGATTCCAGTCAGAGCTGGTGGAGATCCCCACTGAATTCTGCGAGGGCCGAACGGGCAGGTTCGCGCTGATCAGTCACAGGAAATCCCAAGCCAAGCCGCGCCTGATTTTTTACGGACATATCGATGTCGTGCCTGCCCAGGGTTGGCCGGCGTTCGAGCCCCGCGTCGAGAACGGCAAGATGTTCGGCCGAGGCAGCGCCGACATGAAGGGCGGTATCGTCGGGCTGCTCATCGGTCTCAATAAGATGGCAGACCGGGAATATAAATACGATGTCTCAATCATGATCACCACCGATGAGGAACTCAGCCAGTCCGGACAGATCCGTTTTCTCAAACGGTTTTTGGAACCGGTCGCGGGCTCCATCGTCTGGTCGCTCGACTCAAACACCGGGGGCGTCGCCATCGCCGGGCTTGGCGCTCTGCAGGTGGATATCAAGATCAACGGTAAATCGGTGCACTCCGGGCTTTCTCACCTGGGCACAAATGCCGTGGAACAGGCAGTACCGGTCATGAACGCCCTTCTTGAACTCAAATCCAAAATCACTGCCAAAAGATCCGCGGTTCCGGCCCATCCCGACACCGGTCTCAAATTCATGGAGCCCCGCCTCAATATAAACATGATCCACGGCGGTCTTAAATCAAATATCGTACCCGATGAATGCACCATCACCGTCGACCGGCGCCTTATTCCCGAAGAAACCCTGGAAGAAGCGGACAATGAAATCCGAGATCTGTTGGGCAAGTTTAAAGACATACGATGGGAAATTTCGTACGGTTTACGGGTGCCAACAGTGCCTCCAGCCAATGGACCCGCGGTCGAACGCCTGGAAAAACTGATCAAGGAAGTGACAGGGACGTCCGGACGATTTGGGGAAATGGGTTCCGGGGACATGGGCATCATAGTCCATGAAGAATGGCAGGGGCAGGATTTCGGGTTGGGGGTTATCCGTACCGAGAGCAACATCCATGGCAAGGATGAATTCGTCTACCTGAAGGATATTGAGGACCTGGGAGAAATCATCTCACGCTATCTCTCCGAATGA
- a CDS encoding PQQ-dependent sugar dehydrogenase produces the protein MASKITNTESPEISLELIASGFVSPIALVEAPDGSGRLFVADQTGIISVLKSQGEKREFLDLTQRMIKLNSSYDERGLLGLAFHPRFKDNGRFFVYYSASLRSGAPSDWDHTSHISEFKVSSTDPDRADVESEKIILKVDEPEFNHNGGQIAFGPDGFLYIPLGDGGGANDVGRGHLPGGNAQNTDVLLGKILRIDVDEGSPYGIPEDNPFSGGDGKPEIFAWGLRNPFHIAFDMGGDHELFAGDAGQHQWEEVDIVVRGGNYGWNLMEGAHGFDPDDPRTLQTLPPPRVNSRNEPLIRPIIEYQNASAGGIGSSVIGGYVYRGTAFPDLDGAYIFGDYSDNSDNPTGKIFVARRLGKSAEMWTFEEAVVKNGREGRMNTLLRSFGQDADGEVYVLAADNAGPSGETGKVFKIVV, from the coding sequence ATGGCTTCGAAGATTACAAACACTGAATCGCCCGAAATTTCTCTTGAACTTATAGCCTCCGGCTTCGTTTCTCCTATAGCGCTGGTCGAAGCCCCTGACGGGAGTGGCAGATTGTTCGTTGCCGATCAAACTGGGATCATCTCCGTTCTGAAATCGCAAGGGGAAAAGAGGGAGTTCCTTGATTTAACGCAGAGAATGATAAAGCTAAACTCGAGTTACGATGAGCGCGGCTTGCTGGGTCTCGCCTTTCACCCGAGATTCAAAGACAATGGTCGCTTTTTCGTCTATTATTCTGCGTCCCTGCGGTCCGGCGCGCCTTCAGACTGGGATCATACCAGTCATATCTCCGAGTTCAAAGTCTCCTCTACTGATCCTGATCGGGCGGATGTGGAATCAGAAAAGATCATTCTAAAGGTAGACGAACCCGAATTTAACCACAACGGAGGTCAGATCGCATTCGGACCGGACGGGTTTTTGTACATCCCATTGGGAGATGGCGGCGGCGCCAATGACGTAGGCCGGGGGCATCTCCCGGGGGGTAACGCCCAGAATACGGATGTACTGCTGGGGAAGATCCTTAGGATCGATGTCGACGAAGGGAGTCCTTACGGGATACCCGAGGACAATCCTTTCTCTGGTGGTGATGGAAAGCCCGAGATCTTTGCCTGGGGGTTGCGCAACCCGTTCCACATCGCATTCGATATGGGGGGAGACCACGAACTTTTTGCCGGTGACGCCGGGCAGCACCAATGGGAAGAGGTCGACATCGTAGTCAGGGGTGGAAATTACGGCTGGAATTTGATGGAAGGCGCCCATGGTTTTGACCCTGACGATCCCCGAACTCTGCAAACCTTGCCGCCACCACGGGTGAATTCCAGGAATGAACCCCTTATCCGCCCGATAATCGAATACCAGAATGCCTCGGCAGGAGGTATAGGTTCTTCAGTAATCGGAGGCTATGTGTACCGTGGCACAGCGTTTCCCGATCTGGATGGCGCCTACATTTTTGGTGATTACAGCGACAATTCTGATAATCCCACCGGCAAGATATTTGTCGCGCGTCGCCTCGGGAAGTCCGCAGAGATGTGGACCTTCGAGGAAGCGGTGGTAAAGAACGGCCGCGAAGGAAGAATGAATACATTGCTGAGGTCGTTTGGACAGGACGCAGACGGGGAAGTCTACGTCCTGGCGGCCGATAACGCCGGTCCCAGCGGCGAAACCGGCAAGGTCTTTAAGATCGTGGTGTAG
- a CDS encoding B12-binding domain-containing radical SAM protein, with protein MKVLLVNAASPTYQAYYNKARCTMANGLFYIAATLERAGHEVQIYDGFVDERKPEDFVEWKPALIGFSVIAGPYLEGSILQSKQFKELLPDVKIVWGNLQPTVLPAQCVIEPYVDFVVMGAGEYAMLDLVTHLETGTPSLSEIRGLGYKVDGRPVINERRPFIKNLDELPDPAWHLVKMERYSEIGLSTSRGCAYKCAYCYHSAFDRGYASELSAERVVEQLERVQKLYKAKFVRFNEDNFAFNRKRLRQVCKILIERKNKVKWACESRADLSEADIILMKKAGCVAMGLGPETGSQRMLDFIQKGISLEQMEKTFWLLTKHKIRIVIYLIYGFPTETTEDMKSTRALLDRLDNPAYLLSRFIPIPGSVLYNYCVDHNLIKAPQTLEEWPEFIVSHGHKINLSQVPQEMIDEYVAHFNHTYAKVRFMFTVRHNPAYFLLAFTNPARLYREMKELLKYHLHMNKLQKIRKEQYAGVFNSKPSTVEAASLKPKCSP; from the coding sequence ATGAAAGTCCTACTGGTCAACGCCGCCTCGCCGACTTACCAGGCTTATTACAATAAAGCCAGGTGCACCATGGCCAACGGCCTTTTTTATATTGCTGCCACTTTGGAGCGGGCGGGACATGAGGTGCAGATCTACGATGGTTTTGTGGATGAGAGGAAGCCTGAGGATTTTGTCGAGTGGAAGCCCGCTTTAATCGGCTTCTCGGTCATCGCCGGTCCTTATCTTGAAGGCTCGATCTTACAGTCCAAACAGTTCAAAGAACTGCTGCCTGATGTGAAAATCGTCTGGGGGAACCTGCAGCCCACCGTCCTCCCTGCCCAGTGCGTCATTGAGCCGTACGTGGACTTTGTCGTCATGGGTGCCGGGGAGTATGCCATGCTTGATCTGGTGACTCATCTTGAGACGGGGACACCTTCTCTGTCTGAGATAAGAGGCCTGGGCTACAAGGTGGACGGCAGGCCGGTCATCAATGAGAGGCGTCCATTTATCAAGAACCTAGACGAGCTTCCGGATCCAGCCTGGCACCTGGTGAAAATGGAGAGATACTCGGAAATAGGGCTTTCAACCTCAAGAGGCTGCGCCTACAAGTGCGCCTACTGCTACCACTCCGCTTTCGACCGCGGCTACGCCTCCGAGCTTTCGGCGGAGAGGGTCGTCGAGCAACTGGAGAGGGTGCAGAAGCTCTACAAAGCCAAATTTGTAAGGTTCAACGAGGACAACTTCGCCTTTAACAGGAAGAGGCTCCGCCAGGTGTGCAAGATCCTTATCGAGCGCAAGAACAAGGTGAAGTGGGCCTGCGAGAGCCGGGCCGACCTTTCCGAAGCCGATATCATCCTGATGAAAAAAGCGGGCTGCGTCGCTATGGGACTGGGACCCGAGACCGGCTCCCAGAGGATGCTTGACTTCATCCAGAAGGGCATTTCCCTTGAGCAAATGGAGAAAACCTTCTGGCTTCTCACCAAGCACAAGATCAGGATCGTGATTTATTTGATCTACGGCTTCCCGACTGAAACCACTGAGGATATGAAATCGACCAGGGCGTTGCTTGACCGGCTGGATAATCCTGCCTATCTCCTCTCACGTTTTATCCCCATCCCGGGAAGCGTACTCTACAACTACTGCGTCGACCATAACCTGATCAAGGCCCCGCAGACCCTGGAGGAGTGGCCGGAATTCATCGTTTCCCATGGCCACAAGATCAACCTTTCCCAGGTACCCCAGGAGATGATCGACGAATACGTCGCCCATTTCAACCACACCTACGCAAAAGTCCGCTTCATGTTTACCGTCCGCCATAACCCGGCTTACTTCCTGCTGGCCTTCACCAACCCGGCCAGGCTCTACCGGGAGATGAAGGAACTCCTGAAATACCACCTGCATATGAATAAACTTCAGAAGATCAGAAAAGAGCAGTATGCCGGTGTGTTTAACAGCAAGCCGTCGACGGTTGAAGCCGCGTCTCTGAAGCCGAAGTGCTCTCCTTGA